One part of the Thermodesulfovibrio sp. 3462-1 genome encodes these proteins:
- a CDS encoding ATP-dependent helicase → MNLNRNQKIAAETNDKICCVLAGPGTGKTLTITAKIINLLQQGINPQEIAALTFTQKAAIEMKQRVINSLRQKENTPFIGTFHLLCLKLLKEFLPDKQKHFQLCTRTKQKEIISDLYGKNADKAIEKITKFKNTGVPLDEKILPVYEKYEEKKRQLNLLDFDDLLLKTLELINKKEIPALFSYIIVDEFQDINKIQYELIIGLLKQDGCLAVFGDPDQAIYSFRGSEIELFLKLPSDFPDLTLINLSLNYRSQKNIIEASNKFITANTKRFSKRIEATREIKSPLILFEVEDEYEEAKTIVKEIKSRLGATDFTELYKNKEETSYSFSSFAVLTRTNNQLKIIKDFLKKEGIPVKTIKKDADHWISSIIRKLTEAMTNSSEKLFTNMPLKDFLESSGSYEDLSDIEIFMLSNIARAYKNGKLIEQIQAFIDEISALTPIDLFPENLNAVSLLTLHSSKGLEFPIVFIAGFDEGLIPYTMAPDIDIEEERRLFYVGMTRAMDDLILIHSRQRVINGKKIPLSVSSFLKDIPAEYIQIKKVRADRTGPMQKGLF, encoded by the coding sequence ATGAATCTTAACAGAAATCAAAAAATAGCAGCAGAAACTAACGACAAAATCTGCTGTGTTTTAGCAGGTCCAGGAACTGGAAAAACCCTTACAATTACTGCAAAAATTATTAATCTATTGCAACAGGGCATAAATCCTCAAGAAATTGCAGCCCTTACTTTCACACAAAAAGCAGCCATTGAAATGAAGCAGAGAGTTATAAATAGCTTGAGACAAAAAGAAAACACACCTTTTATTGGCACCTTTCATCTTTTGTGCCTAAAACTTTTAAAGGAATTTTTACCAGATAAACAAAAGCATTTTCAATTATGCACAAGGACAAAACAGAAAGAAATAATCTCTGATTTATATGGGAAAAATGCTGATAAAGCAATTGAAAAAATAACAAAATTCAAAAATACAGGTGTCCCTCTGGATGAAAAAATTTTACCAGTCTATGAAAAATACGAAGAAAAAAAGAGACAGCTTAATCTTCTTGATTTTGATGACCTATTGCTAAAAACTCTTGAATTAATCAATAAAAAAGAGATTCCAGCTCTCTTTTCTTATATAATTGTTGATGAATTTCAGGACATAAATAAGATTCAGTATGAACTTATAATAGGACTTCTTAAGCAAGATGGCTGTCTTGCAGTATTTGGCGATCCTGACCAGGCTATTTATTCTTTCAGAGGCTCAGAAATTGAACTTTTTTTAAAATTACCTTCAGATTTTCCAGATTTAACTCTTATAAATCTATCTCTTAATTATCGTTCGCAAAAAAATATAATAGAAGCTTCAAATAAGTTTATCACAGCTAATACAAAAAGGTTTTCTAAAAGAATTGAAGCTACAAGAGAAATAAAATCTCCTCTAATCCTTTTTGAAGTTGAGGACGAATATGAGGAAGCCAAAACCATTGTTAAAGAAATAAAGTCAAGGCTTGGTGCAACAGATTTTACAGAACTCTATAAAAATAAAGAAGAAACATCTTATAGTTTTTCAAGTTTTGCAGTTCTTACAAGAACAAATAATCAGCTGAAAATCATTAAGGATTTTTTAAAAAAAGAAGGAATCCCCGTGAAAACAATAAAGAAAGATGCAGATCACTGGATATCTTCAATAATAAGAAAACTTACTGAAGCAATGACTAACTCATCGGAAAAACTTTTTACAAATATGCCATTAAAGGACTTTCTTGAATCATCTGGAAGCTATGAAGATTTGTCAGACATAGAAATCTTTATGTTGAGCAACATTGCAAGAGCATATAAAAATGGCAAACTCATAGAGCAGATTCAGGCATTCATTGATGAAATTTCAGCACTGACACCTATTGATCTTTTTCCAGAAAACCTTAATGCAGTAAGCCTCCTTACTCTGCACAGTTCAAAAGGTCTTGAATTTCCCATTGTCTTCATTGCAGGTTTTGATGAAGGTCTTATCCCTTACACTATGGCACCTGATATTGACATAGAGGAAGAAAGAAGACTCTTTTATGTTGGAATGACCCGAGCAATGGATGATTTAATACTTATTCATTCAAGGCAAAGAGTTATCAACGGCAAAAAAATACCTCTGTCTGTTTCTTCTTTTCTTAAAGATATACCAGCAGAATACATACAGATAAAAAAGGTCCGGGCAGACAGAACCGGACCAATGCAAAAAGGTCTTTTTTAA